The following DNA comes from Amycolatopsis albispora.
ACCAGCGTCGCCGTGAGATCGTCGACGTCACCTGGGAGCTGATCACCCGGGGTGGCATCGAGGCCGCGACGATGCGGGAGATCGCGGCCGCGGCCGGTTTCGCCAACGGCGCGCTCAAGCTGTACTTCCCCAGCAAGGAAGACATCATCGAGGCCACCTACGAGCGCGCGCTCGGCATGATGCGCACCTACGTGGAACTCGACGAGCTGCGCGGGCTGGTGGCGCTGCGGGAGCTGTGCTTCTCCGCGATGCCGATCGACGAGGACCGCATCGCCGCCGGGCGCGTGCTGCTCACCTTCTGGCAGCTGTCGCTGACCAACCAGAAGCTGCACGACAAGTACCTGGAGCACGTGCGCGAGTGGCGTGGCCTGCTGCACCGGTACCTGGCCGAGGGGCGCGAGGACGGCGACATCGTCACCGGGACCCCCGACGAGCAGCTGGTCGACGAGATCGTCCTGCTGAACGCCGGGGCGAACGTGATGAGCCTGGTCAGCGGCGAATTCTCGACCATCGCACTGCAGCGGGCCCATCTGGAGTCCTTTTTCGACCGCCTCACCCGGCCCTGAACACCGCCCGCAGGTAGGCCGCGACCTGGGCGTGTGACCGCGGCGAAGCCGGAAGATCCGTGTACAGGCCGTAAAAACCGTGGATTTGACCGGCGTACCGCGTCAGCTCCACCGGCGTGCCCGTGGCGGCCAGCCGCCGCGCGAACTCCTCGCCTTCGTCCCGCAGCACGTCGTACTCCGCGGTCAGCACCAGCGCCGGCGGCAGGCCGCTCAGGTCGGCGGCCCGCAACGGCAGCAGGTACGGATCGTCCAGCTGGGCCGGATCGGTGACGTACTGCTCGAAGAAGAACCGCATCGCCCCGGCGGTCATGCCGAAGCCCTCGGCGAAATCGGTGTACGAGGCGAACCCGTCGTCGGGATGGGCGTAGACCGGGCAGATCAGCACCTGCGCGGCCAGCCGCGGCCCGCCCCGGTCGCGCGACATCATCGAGACCACTGTGGACAGATTGCCGCCCGCGCTCTCCCCGCCGATCGCGATGCGTGCCGCGTCCACCGCGGGCCCGGCCCCACCGGCGGCCAGCCATTCGACCACGCGGTAGCAGTCCTCCGGCGCCGCCGGGAACGGGTGTTCCGGCGCGAGCCGGTAGTCCACGGCGGCCACCGCGGCCCCCGCCGCGTTGCACACCGCACGCGAGGCGAGCTCGTTCTCGTCGATCGAGCCGATCGTCCACCCACCCCCGTGGAGCCAGGCGAAAACCGGCACCGGCGTGGCGGATTCGGGCAGGTACAACCGGACACGCACGCCGCCGGGCACCTCGTAATCGGTGACCGAAGCGACCGGCTCCACCGACTCGGGACGCCGCCACGAGGCGTCGAAGGCGGCCCGCAACTCGGCGGCGGCCGGCGGGCGCGCCGGTGCTTCG
Coding sequences within:
- a CDS encoding TetR/AcrR family transcriptional regulator; translated protein: MPKIIDHDQRRREIVDVTWELITRGGIEAATMREIAAAAGFANGALKLYFPSKEDIIEATYERALGMMRTYVELDELRGLVALRELCFSAMPIDEDRIAAGRVLLTFWQLSLTNQKLHDKYLEHVREWRGLLHRYLAEGREDGDIVTGTPDEQLVDEIVLLNAGANVMSLVSGEFSTIALQRAHLESFFDRLTRP
- a CDS encoding alpha/beta hydrolase, with product MTLDPAVRELLARSTPAEAPARPPAAAELRAAFDASWRRPESVEPVASVTDYEVPGGVRVRLYLPESATPVPVFAWLHGGGWTIGSIDENELASRAVCNAAGAAVAAVDYRLAPEHPFPAAPEDCYRVVEWLAAGGAGPAVDAARIAIGGESAGGNLSTVVSMMSRDRGGPRLAAQVLICPVYAHPDDGFASYTDFAEGFGMTAGAMRFFFEQYVTDPAQLDDPYLLPLRAADLSGLPPALVLTAEYDVLRDEGEEFARRLAATGTPVELTRYAGQIHGFYGLYTDLPASPRSHAQVAAYLRAVFRAG